One genomic region from Marinobacter szutsaonensis encodes:
- a CDS encoding YecA family protein, protein MLSNSDIEALEDILFAEPWGDDALDFFGLHGVVCASVVGPVELSAEDIFRLATGTEQVPGGEIPEVFRRSVTQLAKDMAHALDMGQALELPEPEDGDPMNALENWCAGFVETFLEHEEEWLDAASEEETADLMVPMLTLSGLFDDEDFQKVRNSDKLSRQMADAIPDSLTDLYLLFHAPD, encoded by the coding sequence ATGCTATCCAATTCCGACATAGAAGCGCTGGAAGACATCCTGTTTGCGGAGCCCTGGGGTGATGACGCCCTGGACTTTTTCGGGCTCCACGGCGTGGTTTGCGCCAGCGTCGTCGGCCCGGTTGAGCTGAGCGCGGAAGATATCTTCCGCCTCGCCACCGGCACCGAGCAGGTGCCCGGTGGCGAAATTCCCGAGGTATTCCGTCGCAGTGTCACCCAGCTGGCAAAAGATATGGCCCACGCCCTGGATATGGGGCAGGCCCTGGAGCTGCCGGAGCCGGAGGACGGCGATCCGATGAACGCACTGGAGAACTGGTGTGCAGGATTCGTGGAAACGTTCCTGGAGCATGAGGAGGAGTGGCTGGACGCCGCCAGCGAGGAGGAAACCGCAGACCTCATGGTTCCCATGCTGACCCTGTCCGGTCTGTTCGACGACGAGGACTTCCAGAAGGTCCGCAACAGCGACAAGCTTTCCCGCCAGATGGCCGACGCCATCCCGGACTCACTGACCGACCTCTACCTGCTGTTCCACGCTCCGGACTAA
- a CDS encoding PHP domain-containing protein: MTIPQPPTLCIDLHCHSTASDGALAPADLVARADEKGVTHLALTDHDTLNGLPEAARAASESGVTLVSGIELSCLWKGRTIHVVGLDFDREDPAFTARVAQQTDNRRARAAMIAERLQRLKVPDLLERATAKAGGDVPGRPHFAEALIEASVVRNAAQAFKRYLGAGKPGDVRAYWPELPEVVQWITDAGGIAVLAHPRKYRLTATKLRELTGEFRRAGGQGIEVSTSGQSSGDLGFLAELCRRNGMWASQGSDFHFPGAPWCELGNIMKMPDGLEPVWHHFQEPAGVTAPA; the protein is encoded by the coding sequence GTGACTATACCCCAACCCCCGACTTTGTGCATTGATCTGCACTGCCACAGCACGGCCTCGGACGGTGCCCTGGCACCGGCGGACCTGGTTGCCCGTGCTGACGAAAAGGGGGTGACGCACCTGGCCCTGACCGATCACGATACCCTGAATGGCCTACCGGAAGCGGCAAGGGCAGCAAGTGAATCAGGAGTTACGCTGGTGTCAGGAATCGAATTGTCCTGTCTCTGGAAAGGCCGGACGATCCATGTTGTCGGCCTGGATTTCGATCGGGAGGACCCGGCATTCACTGCCAGGGTCGCGCAACAGACGGACAACCGCCGGGCGAGGGCAGCCATGATTGCCGAGCGGCTCCAGCGCCTGAAGGTGCCGGACCTGTTGGAACGGGCGACCGCCAAGGCCGGTGGAGATGTGCCTGGGCGCCCCCATTTTGCCGAGGCGCTGATCGAGGCGAGTGTTGTCCGTAACGCCGCCCAGGCATTCAAGCGGTACCTGGGTGCCGGAAAACCCGGTGATGTGCGTGCTTACTGGCCGGAATTGCCGGAGGTGGTGCAGTGGATCACCGATGCCGGTGGTATTGCGGTGCTGGCGCATCCACGAAAGTACAGGCTGACGGCGACCAAGCTCCGGGAGCTGACCGGGGAGTTTCGCAGGGCCGGAGGGCAGGGCATTGAGGTGTCCACCTCGGGTCAGTCCAGCGGCGATCTCGGCTTTCTGGCGGAGCTGTGCCGGCGCAACGGGATGTGGGCATCCCAGGGCAGTGATTTCCACTTTCCGGGCGCACCCTGGTGCGAACTGGGGAATATCATGAAAATGCCAGACGGGCTGGAGCCGGTCTGGCATCATTTTCAAGAACCTGCAGGTGTTACGGCTCCGGCTTAG
- a CDS encoding YciI family protein, with translation MYYAIISEDIENSLALRQSARPAHLERLQALKAEGRLLVAGPHPAIDTPEPGEAGFTGSLVVAEFDSLEAAQAWADADPYIEAGVYQKVTVKPFKAVLP, from the coding sequence ATGTATTACGCCATTATCAGTGAGGATATCGAAAACAGCCTTGCCCTTCGCCAATCTGCACGCCCGGCCCATCTGGAGCGACTCCAAGCACTGAAGGCGGAGGGCCGGTTGCTCGTTGCCGGGCCACATCCGGCCATCGACACCCCCGAGCCCGGTGAAGCCGGGTTTACCGGCAGTCTCGTCGTTGCCGAATTTGACTCGCTCGAAGCAGCCCAAGCGTGGGCCGATGCCGACCCTTATATCGAAGCCGGCGTGTACCAGAAGGTAACCGTCAAACCTTTCAAGGCGGTACTGCCCTGA
- a CDS encoding TIGR04211 family SH3 domain-containing protein produces MTPFRLIISLLFIVSSIAAAQARTVWVDDQLYLPVRSGAGSQYRIIENAVPSGTALEVLETGDSYTKVRTPKGTEGWVASQYLSNTPIAADRLQAANRELERTKTELTQVKEQLSQVTQERNALESAESNLSSRSQELQEELQRIKSIAADSINLERRNRELNAENQKLRNDLEVLTAENERLEASKESDFMLLGAGLVFGGVLLALIIPMLKPTRKTDNWA; encoded by the coding sequence GTGACGCCTTTTCGCCTGATCATCAGTCTGTTGTTCATCGTATCATCTATCGCAGCCGCCCAGGCCAGAACCGTCTGGGTTGATGACCAGCTCTACCTTCCGGTTCGTTCGGGCGCCGGTAGCCAGTACCGGATTATCGAGAACGCCGTACCCAGTGGCACAGCCCTGGAGGTTCTCGAAACCGGGGATAGCTACACAAAGGTCCGTACACCCAAGGGAACCGAGGGCTGGGTCGCAAGCCAGTACCTGAGCAACACCCCGATCGCAGCCGACCGTCTTCAGGCAGCCAACCGGGAGCTGGAGCGGACCAAAACCGAGCTGACTCAGGTCAAGGAGCAGCTTTCGCAAGTCACCCAGGAGCGCAACGCCCTTGAGAGCGCCGAATCCAACCTGTCCAGCCGCTCCCAGGAGCTGCAGGAAGAGCTTCAGCGGATAAAGAGCATTGCTGCCGATTCCATCAATCTGGAACGCAGGAACCGCGAGCTGAATGCGGAGAACCAGAAACTTCGCAACGACCTGGAAGTTCTGACCGCCGAGAATGAGCGACTGGAGGCAAGCAAGGAGTCAGACTTTATGCTGCTGGGAGCCGGACTTGTCTTCGGGGGTGTCCTGCTGGCACTGATCATTCCCATGCTCAAGCCCACCCGCAAGACCGACAACTGGGCCTGA